One segment of Lutra lutra chromosome 12, mLutLut1.2, whole genome shotgun sequence DNA contains the following:
- the LOC125082720 gene encoding carbonic anhydrase 15-like isoform X2 codes for MCPTHWKEMAPACGGPAQSPINIDLHLVQRDPTLGPFIFQGYNSAPPGPWTLENNGHTVVLHVDAGPQSLLEIRGAGLPLPAYRTLQLHFHWGGPGQAGSEHSLDGQRRPMEMHVVHMNTRYQSLGEARSHPDGLAVLAVHLESPPQEQDTDNANFSALVLGLKNVSQRGASVNLTSTFPLASLLPGASGLLRYYRYAGSLTTPGCQPAVVWTVFEDPVPIGRMQVAQFQTVPQAGLPGSSPTPLTENFRPQQPLGGRKVSASFCASIRAAASVPTPFLARVHGALLSLGLNLWLLQDP; via the exons AGCGGGACCCCACCCTGGGACCTTTCATCTTCCAAGGCTACAACTCAGCACCTCCAGGCCCATGGACCCTGGAGAATAATGGCCATACAG TGGTGCTCCACGTGGACGCTGGCCCGCAGAGCCTCCTGGAGATTCGGGGTGCTgggctgcccctgcctgcctacCGCACACTGCAGCTGCACTTCCACTGGGGGGGCCCTGGGCAAGCAGGCTCAGAGCACAGCCTGGATGGGCAGCGCCGCCCCATGGAG ATGCATGTGGTCCATATGAACACGAGGTACCAGAGCCTGGGGGAGGCGCGAAGTCACCCTGACGGGCTGGCCGTGCTGGCGGTG CACTTGGAGTCCCCTCCCCAGGAGCAGGACACTGACAATGCCAACTTTTCTGCCCTTGTGTTGGGCCTGAAGAACGTGTCTCAGCGCG gggCCTCGGTGAATCTGACATCCACCTTCCCACTGGCCTCACTGCTGCCGGGTGCCTCCGGCCTCTTGCGCTACTACCGCTACGCAGGGTCACTGACCACACCTGGCTGCCAACCCGCGGTTGTCTGGACAGTCTTCGAGGACCCAGTCCCCATCGGGCGCATGCAG GTGGCCCAGTTCCAGACTGTGCCCCAGGCCGGGCTCCCTGGCTCAAGCCCCACACCGCTCACGGAGAATTTCCGCCCCCAGCAGCCTCTAGGGGGGCGCAAGGTATCGGCCTCTTTCTGTGCCTCCATCCGCGCGGCAGCCTCGGTCCCCACCCCGTTCCTAGCCCGTGTGCATGGGGCTCTGCTGAGCCTGGGCCTCAACTTGTGGCTCCTGCAGGACCCCTAG
- the LOC125082720 gene encoding carbonic anhydrase 15-like isoform X3, translating into MAPACGGPAQSPINIDLHLVQRDPTLGPFIFQGYNSAPPGPWTLENNGHTVVLHVDAGPQSLLEIRGAGLPLPAYRTLQLHFHWGGPGQAGSEHSLDGQRRPMEMHVVHMNTRYQSLGEARSHPDGLAVLAVHLESPPQEQDTDNANFSALVLGLKNVSQRGASVNLTSTFPLASLLPGASGLLRYYRYAGSLTTPGCQPAVVWTVFEDPVPIGRMQVAQFQTVPQAGLPGSSPTPLTENFRPQQPLGGRKVSASFCASIRAAASVPTPFLARVHGALLSLGLNLWLLQDP; encoded by the exons AGCGGGACCCCACCCTGGGACCTTTCATCTTCCAAGGCTACAACTCAGCACCTCCAGGCCCATGGACCCTGGAGAATAATGGCCATACAG TGGTGCTCCACGTGGACGCTGGCCCGCAGAGCCTCCTGGAGATTCGGGGTGCTgggctgcccctgcctgcctacCGCACACTGCAGCTGCACTTCCACTGGGGGGGCCCTGGGCAAGCAGGCTCAGAGCACAGCCTGGATGGGCAGCGCCGCCCCATGGAG ATGCATGTGGTCCATATGAACACGAGGTACCAGAGCCTGGGGGAGGCGCGAAGTCACCCTGACGGGCTGGCCGTGCTGGCGGTG CACTTGGAGTCCCCTCCCCAGGAGCAGGACACTGACAATGCCAACTTTTCTGCCCTTGTGTTGGGCCTGAAGAACGTGTCTCAGCGCG gggCCTCGGTGAATCTGACATCCACCTTCCCACTGGCCTCACTGCTGCCGGGTGCCTCCGGCCTCTTGCGCTACTACCGCTACGCAGGGTCACTGACCACACCTGGCTGCCAACCCGCGGTTGTCTGGACAGTCTTCGAGGACCCAGTCCCCATCGGGCGCATGCAG GTGGCCCAGTTCCAGACTGTGCCCCAGGCCGGGCTCCCTGGCTCAAGCCCCACACCGCTCACGGAGAATTTCCGCCCCCAGCAGCCTCTAGGGGGGCGCAAGGTATCGGCCTCTTTCTGTGCCTCCATCCGCGCGGCAGCCTCGGTCCCCACCCCGTTCCTAGCCCGTGTGCATGGGGCTCTGCTGAGCCTGGGCCTCAACTTGTGGCTCCTGCAGGACCCCTAG
- the LOC125082721 gene encoding protein FAM246B-like: MAAEPGRPWVQARTAYGASEALRRAVGRRRDPGPHANGPGPEEARAPGRLARLRGQLRAEAAARADEPRLLRVVERAGAVAGEARAPGAAGRADARSSGSVCSVCGEPRGGATYPAGVLEVSERRLQEGLAAVRAELGAGLEALRAELRAELDALRELLPPPPPPARREPRAAPRAAPRGPALLRALGTMNALAAAARPADDTPDGPADGGANRAPARKNFKKTPVPPGAAQGSGD, from the coding sequence ATGGCGGCGGAACCCGGGCGCCCGTGGGTCCAGGCGCGCACCGCATACGGGGCGAGCGAGGCGCTGCGACGGGCCGTTGGCCGCCGGCGGGACCCCGGGCCGCATGCCAACGGGCCGGGCCCTGAAGAAGCCCGCGCCCCGGGTCGCCTGGCTCGCCTGCGGGGCCAGCTTCGGGCCGAGGCTGCGGCGCGGGCCGACGAGCCTCGGCTGCTGAGGGTGGTGGAGCGCGCGGGGGCCGTGGCGGGGGAGGCCCGGGCGCCAGGGGCCGCGGGGCGAGCGGACGCGCGCAGCAGCGGCTCGGTGTGCTCGGTGTGCGGAGAGCCGCGCGGCGGGGCCACGTACCCGGCGGGGGTCCTGGAGGTGAGCGAGCGACGGCTGCAGGAGGGCCTGGCGGCTGTGCGCGCCGAACTGGGCGCGGGGCTCGAGGCGCTGCGCGCGGAGCTGCGTGCTGAGCTGGACGCCCTGCGCGAGCTGctgccgcccccgccgccgcccgcccgccgggAGCCCCGCGCCGCCCCCCGTGCTGCGCCCCGCGGGCCAGCCCTGCTGCGGGCGCTCGGAACCATGAATGCCTTGGCCGCGGCCGCGAGACCCGCCGACGACACCCCGGACGGCCCCGCGGACGGCGGCGCGAACAGGGCCCCGGCTAGGAAGAACTTCAAGAAGACGCCGGTACCGCCCGGGGCCGCGCAGGGCAGCGGGGATTGA